One part of the Coffea eugenioides isolate CCC68of chromosome 10, Ceug_1.0, whole genome shotgun sequence genome encodes these proteins:
- the LOC113748630 gene encoding replication factor C subunit 3-like, with protein MAEEISFMEIDDDQNNTNTAAIVTTTVKNKGKNVIVSTGTGPKATPWVEKYRPQSLADVAAHRDIVDTIDKLASTNRLPHLLLYGPPGTGKTSTVLALARKLYGSQMHNMVLELNASDDRGIDVVRQQIQDFASTQSISFGVKFSVKLVLLDEADAMTKDAQFALRRVIEKYTKNTRFALICNHVNKIIPAVQSRCTRFRFAPLETYHVSERLNHVIKAEGLDVTDSGLKALVRLCNGDMRKALNILQSTHMASQQITEEAVYLCTGNPLPRDIEQISHWLLNEPFAVSWRKISEIKTRKGLALVDIIREVTMFVFRIRLPSDVRVQLINQMADIEYRLSFGCNDKLQLGSLISAFAQARSAVVAAAK; from the exons ATGGCAGAGGAAATCTCCTTCATGGAAATCGACGATGACCAGAACAACACCAACACCGCCGCTATTGTCACCACCACGGTGAAAAACAAGGGCAAGAACGTTATCGTCTCCACTGGCACTGGCCCAAAAGCCACACCTTGGGTCGAAAAGTACCGCCCTCAATCCCTTGCTGACGTCGCCGCTCATCGCGATATAGTTGACACCA TCGACAAGCTTGCTAGTACTAATAGATTACCACATTTGCTGCTTTATGGGCCACCTGGGACTGGAAAGACATCAACTGTTCTGGCCCTGGCTCGGAAGCTTTATGGGTCACAAATGCATAATATGGTTTTGGAGCTTAATGCATCGGATGATCGAGGGATTGATGTGGTGAGGCAACAGATTCAGGACTTTGCTAGCACTCAAAGCATCTCTTTTGG TGTGAAGTTTTCTGTGAAATTGGTGCTGTTGGATGAGGCTGATGCCATGACAAAAGATGCGCAATTTGCTCTTCGTCGAG TGATTGAGAAATATACCAAAAACACCAGATTTGCCTTAATCTGTAATCACGTCAACAAGATTATTCCAGCAGTTCAATCGAGATGTACACGATTCCGCTTTGCTCCACTTGAAACTTATCATGTCAGTGAGCGGCTTAACCATGTTATTAAGGCTGAAGG GCTTGATGTAACTGACAGTGGCCTGAAGGCTCTTGTACGGCTTTGCAATGGAGATATGAGAAAGGCTTTGAATATTTTGCAG TCAACGCATATGGCTTCCCAGCAAATAACTGAAGAAGCTGTGTACTTATGCACTGGGAATCCGTTGCCTAGAGATATCGAGCAGATTTCACACTGGCTCCTGAATGAGCCATTTGCAGTTAGCTGGAGGA AAATTTCTGAGATCAAGACGAGAAAGGGCTTGGCCCTTGTGGATATTATAAGAGAAGTAACCAT GTTTGTTTTTAGGATCAGGTTGCCATCGGATGTTCGAGTTCAGCTGATAAATCAAATGGCTGACATTGA GTACAGGTTGAGCTTTGGCTGTAATGATAAACTGCAGCTTGGATCACTTATATCTGCTTTTGCTCAAGCACGATCTGCTGTGGTTGCCGCTGCAAAATAG
- the LOC113750046 gene encoding germin-like protein subfamily 1 member 7: MKMAAAGFVAILAICLALAPSFSYAYDDAPLQDFCVAVPDASAAVFVNGKICKNPKQVTSDDFVGTGFNVPVDTNNSLGSGFKLVDVNVVPGLNTLGLSLLRVDFAPGGVIPPHTHPRATEAVVVIEGTIYAGFVTSNPADNTKNRLYAKILKPGDIFVFPIGLVHFLRNVGKTKAMGIVAFNSQNPGTITIANAVFGTEPLISPEVLTKSFQLDKKVIESLQSKF, from the exons ATGAAGATGGCAGCCGCTGGCTTCGTTGCGATTCTTGCCATTTGTTTGGCTTTAGCACCTTCATTTTCCTATGCTTACGATGACGCTCCTTTACAGGATTTCTGCGTTGCTGTGCCTGATGCATCTGCAGCTG TGTTCGTGAATGGAAAGATCTGCAAGAACCCAAAACAGGTAACTAGTGACGACTTCGTCGGAACGGgctttaatgttcctgtagacaCCAACAACTCTCTTGGATCTGGATTTAAGCTGGTTGACGTTAACGTAGTGCCCGGCCTTAACACTCTCGGTCTCAGTCTACTTCGTGTAGACTTTGCACCAGGTGGTGTCATACCTCCTCACACGCATCCTCGTGCTACTGAGGCCGTCGTAGTAATCGAGGGCACCATCTATGCTGGTTTTGTCACCTCCAATCCAGCTGATAACACGAAAAATAGGTTATATGCTAAGATTTTGAAACCAGGAGACATCTTCGTCTTCCCGATTGGCCTagttcattttctaagaaatgtGGGGAAAACAAAGGCGATGGGGATTGTGGCTTTCAATAGCCAAAACCCTGGTACCATCACAATTGCAAATGCAGTTTTCGGGACAGAGCCACTTATTTCTCCTGAAGTTCTAACTAAATCATTTCAGCTGGACAAGAAGGTGATCGAGTCCCTCCAGTCAAAGTTCTAG
- the LOC113750749 gene encoding uncharacterized protein LOC113750749, protein MRVSPFTDDINGERVLPNFKLPVLQPYARRGDHENHLRAFILTFRLCCVPNAVICQTFPIFLQGTARKWFWSLEQRSIFSLDELVDRIIHRFRFTEKNVQIPDQNEQVTIDAFTNELIAGIFHTEIHRDYPCSFRKFWERVDRGIRSKNLNCMKRKAQAAHVGQESRRKKEIGLAEQVPTSSNPFRDCRSIFDRIVKGRSSILDAELTPLNSSRSHILAVMRQNHLDRVPPEILGRREKRNPNLYCAYHRDDGSFNRSASHRDNRDLRREDRRGTKSHCCGPEDHREDQRPSRDGFPGYDPNIAGVINTSGGPTGGDNQNSRKRTYRQAGLEAAEPSSKLSEVITYGPSDLVPTASSNHESLVIEILINNYIVKKVYVDPDRSVDVLYYQTFERLKLTREQLTPVRTPLVGFGGHVVYPKGMVSLMVIVGHYPHCQTIPVSFAIVKADSPYNMLIGRPALNVLKVVYSTYHLSFKFSPPAGVAEVSSDVNAAKECYLVTIQTVVTPRPESRVERKRPTVLSIDSIDSQKIEKPGRLKPGNEVEVVILDEVRPDQMIPVGTSLLSPLKEEMINLIKDHQDVFAWSTDKVVGVSSELMVH, encoded by the exons ATGAGGGTTTCGCCCTTTACTGATGATATCAATGGGGAGCGAGTTCTCCCTAATTTTAAACTTCCGGTACTGCAGCCCTATGCTAGACGAGGTGACCATGAGAATCACCTCCGCGCCTTTATCTTGACATTCCGCCTCTGCTGCGTCCCCAACGCCGTGATTTGCCAAACCTTCCCCATCTTCCTGCAAGGGACCGCCCGAAAGTGGTTCTGGAGCTTGGAACAAAGGAGCATTTTCTCACTGGACGAGTTGGTGGACAGGATTATTCACCGCTTT AGGTTCACTGAGAAAAATGTGCAGATACCTGATCAAAATGAGCAGGTAACCATAGATGCCTTCACCAACGAGTTGATCGCAGGAATCTTCCACACCGAGATACATCGGGATTACCCCTGTTCATTTCGAAAATTCTGGGAACGGGTAGACCGAGGAATCAGAAGTAAGAACCTAAACTGCATGAAGCGGAAAGCCCAAGCAGCCCATGTTGGGCAAGAGTCccgaaggaagaaagaaatcgGCCTAGCCGAACAGGTCCCCACCTCGTCGAATCCTTTCCGAGATTGTCGGAGCATTTTCGATAGGATTGTGAAGGGGAGGTCGTCCATCTTGGACGCTGAGCTAACTCCCCTCAACTCCAGTCGGTCTCACATTCTGGCCGTAATGAGACAAAACCACCTCGATCGAGTCCCTCCTGAGAtcttgggtaggagagagaagagGAACCCCAACCTCTACTGTGCCTACCACCGGGAT GATGGGAGCTTCAACCGAAGTGCCTCCCACCGAGATAACCGAGACCTCCGCCGAGAGGACAGGCGAGGCACAAAGAGTCATTGTTGTGGGCCCGAGGACCATAGGGAGGACCAGCGACCTTCACGAGACGGGTTCCCAGGCTACGACCCTAACATCGCGGGGGTCATCAATACATCGGGTGGTCCGACGGGAGGAGACAACCAGAACTCCCGCAAACGGACCTACCGTCAAGCCGGTCTGGAGGCTGCCGAGCCGAGTTCCAAGCTATCCGAGGTGATCACTTATGGTCCCAGCGATCTTGTTCCTACCGCCTCCAGCAACCACGAATCCCTCGTGATTGAAATTCTCATCAATAATTACATAGTCAAGAAGGTCTATGTCGATCCCGACAGATCGGTAGACGTCTTGTACTACCAAACCTTCGAAAGGTTGAAACTGACCAGAGAGCAGCTCACTCCTGTCAGAACCCCTCTCGTTGGATTCGGGGGACATGTGGTCTACCCAAAAGGGATGGTGTCCCTGATGGTGATTGTTGGCCATTACCCCCACTGTCAAACTATACCCGTTAGCTTTGCGATCGTCAAAGCAGATTCTCCCTACAACATGTTGATAGGTCGTCCCGCGCTCAACGTCTTGAAAGTTGTGTACTCTACCTACCACCTGAGTTTTAAGTTTTCGCCACCTGCGGGGGTGGCTGAAGTGAGCAGCGATGTGAACGCGGCCAAAGAATGCTACCTCGTCACCATCCAAACTGTTGTCACTCCCCGACCTGAGTCAAGAGTTGAAAGGAAGAGGCCAACTGTCCTTTCCATAGACAGCATCGATTCTCAGAAAATCGAGAAGCCTGGCAGGCTTAAGCCCGGGAACGAGGTGGAGGTGGTGATTTTGGATGAGGTGAGACCTGACCAGATGATCCCAGTGGGGACGAGTCTCCTCTCGCCCCTCAAAGAAGAAATGATCAACCTGATAAAAGACCATCAAGACGTCTTCGCGTGGTCTACTGATAAAGTGGTCGGGGTGTCCTCCGAACTCATGGTTCACTAG
- the LOC113750750 gene encoding signal recognition particle 43 kDa protein, chloroplastic-like, whose product MSLTAAEFEDYNQDETYGEVNKILGSRKTSLPNGAQVMEYLIEWKDDHTPTWVPSEFIAKDVIAEFETPWWTAAKKADEAALKSLIEAGDRRDVDAVDEDERTALLFVSGLGSEDCVKLLAGAGADLDYQDKNGFTALHIAAGYVKPGAVKVLVGLGAHPEEEDDRGRTPLDLAREILKVTPRLQFARRLGLESVINILEGEIFEYAEVQEILERRGKGDKVEYLVKWKDGEDNEWVKAGLVAEDLIKDFEAGLEYAVAECILDRRESADEGGKKEFLVKWTDTDEPTWEPEENVDPLLIQAYEKIDQNGNGMSS is encoded by the exons ATGTCCTTAACAGCTGCGG AATTCGAGGACTACAACCAAGATGAAACCTACGGGGAAGTTAACAAGATCCTGGGCAGCAGGAAAACTTCTCTCCCAAACGGGGCCCAAGTCATGGAATACTTAATTGAGTGGAAAGACGATCATACCCCCACGTGGGTCCCATCCGAATTCATAGCTAAAGACGTCATAGCCGAATTCGAGACCCCGTGGTGGACGGCGGCTAAGAAAGCCGACGAAGCAGCGCTCAAGAGCCTCATCGAAGCCGGCGACAGACGTGACGTCGATGCTGTCGACGAGGACGAAAGAACGGCTCTGTTGTTCGTGTCGGGGCTCGGCTCGGAGGATTGCGTCAAGTTGTTAGCTGGAGCCGGAGCCGACTTGGATTATCAGGATAAGAACGGCTTCACGGCTTTACATATTGCGGCTGGGTATGTGAAGCCGGGGGCCGTTAAGGTGCTGGTCGGATTGGGTGCGCATCCCGAGGAGGAAGACGATAGAGGACGGACGCCGTTGGATTTGGCGCGAGAGATTTTAAAAGTGACGCCGAGATTGCAATTTGCGAGAAGATTAGGGTTAGAGAGTGTAATTAATATTTTGGAAGGGGAAATATTCGAGTACGCGGAGGTGCAGGAGATATTGGAGAGGAGAGGGAAAGGTGATAAAGTGGAgtatttggtcaaatggaagGACGGCGAGGATAATGAGTGGGTCAAAGCTGGATTAGTGGCAGAGGATTTGATTAAAGATTTTGAGGCTGGGTTGGAATATGCTGTGGCCGAGTGTATTCTTGATAGGAGAGAATCAGCAGATGAGGGTGGGAAGAAAGAGTTTTTAGTTAAGTGGACGGATACAGATGAGCCCACGTGGGAGCCTGAGGAAAATGTGGACCCTCTTTTGATTCAAGCCTATGAGAAGATTGATCAAAATGGCAATGGAATGAGTTCATAA
- the LOC113750751 gene encoding protein CELLULOSE SYNTHASE INTERACTIVE 3-like, whose product MLTSIIVKAEIISLRPSNHRLIEASICTLIKLGKDRTPRKLDMVKAGIIDSCLVLLPTAPSTLCSTIAELFRILTNSSAISKSSAAAKIVEPLFLLLLRADFNLWGQHNALQALVNIIEKPQSLATLKLTPSQIIEPLITFLESPSQAIQQLGTELLSHLLEQEHFKQDITTKNAIVPLVQLAGIGILSLQQTAIKALESISLSWPEAVADAGGIFELARVIIQDEPEPSDTLLESAALVLSNVLRSNPDYYFKVPLVVLVKMLHSVQEGTVKLALDALIVQEKTDAASAELMVEAGAVDPLLDLLRSHQCEEASGKLIEALFNNARVREMKVSKYAIAPLAQYLLDPQTRSQSGRLLAALALGDLSQHEGLARASSSVSACQALISLLEDQPTEEMIMVAICALQNFVMHSRTNRRAVAEAGGILVIQEMLLSANSDIAVQAALLIKFLFSNHTLQEYVSNDLIRSLTAALEKELWASASTNEEVLRTMHVIFTNFPKLHISEAATLSIPHLVAALKSDNEAAQDSALNTLCLLKHSWSTMPIDVSKSQAIIAAEAIPILQSLMKTCPPSFHDRADSLLHRLPGCLTVTINRAKNLKQVMGGTNAFCRLTIGNGPARQTKVVSHNMCPEWKESFTWAFDIPPKGQKLHIICKSKSAFGKTTLGRVTIQIDKVVSEGTYSGEFSLRHDSNKDGSSRTIEIEITWSNRLSDETV is encoded by the exons ATGCTTACCTCGATCATCGTCAAGGCCGAGATCATCTCACTTCGTCCGTCAAACCATCGGCTGATTGAAGCGAGCATTTGTACTCTCATCAAGTTGGGGAAAGACCGAACTCCTCGCAAGTTGGATATGGTCAAAGCTGGCATCATTGATAGTTGTCTTGTGCTACTCCCTACTGCACCTAGTACCCTGTGCTCAACAATAGCAGAACTTTTCCGTATACTGACAAATAGTAGTGCAATTTCAAAAAGCTCAGCTGCCGCAAAAATTGTAGAACCTCTGTTCTTGTTGTTGCTTCGGGCAGACTTCAACCTTTGGGGACAACACAATGCGCTGCAAGCACTGGTTAATATAATAGAGAAGCCGCAAAGCCTTGCAACCTTAAAACTTACCCCCAGCCAAATCATCGAGCCTCTGATTACATTTCTGGAATCCCCATCTCAAGCTATCCAGCAGCTTGGGACAGAATTGCTCTCCCATCTGCTTGAACAAGAGCATTTTAAGCAAGATATAACAACAAAAAATGCTATTGTGCCCCTTGTACAACTTGCAGGGATCGGAATATTAAGCTTGCAGCAAACTGCAATAAAGGCCTTGGAAAGTATCTCTTTAAGCTGGCCAGAGGCTGTTGCTGATGCTGGTGGTATTTTTGAGCTTGCGAGGGTTATTATTCAAGATGAACCCGAACCATCTGACACATTACTGGAATCAGCAGCTCTGGTTCTCTCTAATGTTCTGCGCTCTAATCCAGACTATTACTTCAAAGTTCCACTGGTGGTTCTTGTGAAAATGTTGCACTCGGTACAAGAGGGCACAGTTAAACTTGCTCTTGATGCACTGATTGTTCAAGAAAAGACTGATGCTGCAAGTGCTGAACTGATGGTCGAAGCTGGTGCTGTAGATCCTCTACTAGATCTGTTAAGATCTCATCAATGTGAAGAAGCCTCAGGAAAACTGATTGAAGCTTTATTTAATAATGCACGAGTACGAGAGATGAAGGTATCTAAATACGCTATAGCACCCCTAGCACAGTATTTACTGGATCCACAAACTCGGTCACAGTCTGGTAGGCTTCTTGCAGCTCTTGCTCTTGGTGATCTCTCCCAGCATGAAGGACTTGCCAGAGCCAGTAGTTCTGTATCAGCCTGTCAAGCACTAATAAGCTTGCTTGAGGATCAACCAACAGAAGAGATGATTATGGTGGCGATTTGTGCATTACAAAACTTTGTCATGCATAGTCGTACCAATAGAAGAGCTGTTGCTGAAGCAGGAGGTATATTGGTAATTCAGGAAATGCTATTGTCTGCAAATTCAGACATTGCAGTGCAGGCAGCTCTGCTGATCaagtttttattttcaaatcataCACTCCAGGAATATGTATCAAATGACCTTATTAGGTCATTGACAG CTGCATTGGAGAAAGAACTGTGGGCTAGTGCAAGTACTAATGAAGAGGTTTTAAGGACCATGCATGTCATATTCACCAACTTCCCAAAGCTCCATATTTCTGAAGCAGCTACACTTAGTATTCCTCATTTGGTAGCAGCATTAAAATCTGATAATGAGGCTGCACAAGATTCTGCTCTAAACACCTTGTGTTTGCTGAAACATTCCTGGTCAACCATGCCAATAGATGTCTCAAAATCCCAAGCAATCATTGCTGCAGAAGCGATACCAATCCTGCAAAGTCTCATGAAAACTTGCCCGCCAAGTTTCCATGATAGAGCTGATAGCCTGTTGCATAGATTGCCAGGTTGTTTAACTGTTACTATTAACCGTGCAAAAAACCTAAAGCAAGTCATGGGAGGTACAAATGCCTTTTGTCGATTAACCATTGGTAATGGTCCTGCAAGGCAAACAAAG GTTGTGAGCCACAACATGTGTCCAGAATGGAAAGAAAGTTTTACCTGGGCCTTTGATATACCACCGAAGGGCCAGAAGTTGCACATAATATGCAAAAGCAAAAGTGCATTTGGAAAG ACAACTCTAGGGAGGGTGACAATCCAAATTGACAAAGTTGTGAGTGAAGGGACATACAGTGGTGAATTCAGCCTGAGACATGATAGCAACAAAGATGGCTCCTCGCGAACAATTGAAATTGAGATTACTTGGTCGAATAGGTTATCAGATGAAACTGTGTGA